The following DNA comes from Oncorhynchus clarkii lewisi isolate Uvic-CL-2024 chromosome 22, UVic_Ocla_1.0, whole genome shotgun sequence.
ATGCACGCCCAGCAGATAGCAAGCGAGGGAGCGGGAGCAGGGACTCCCGTGGAGGCTTGCCCACCAGCTGTGGTAGCCTCAGAGCCAGCCCCAGCACAGCCCCCCTCACCCCCACTGGAGCTCCAGCCCAGCCACGCACCACCTGCAGCGCCAGCCACATCTAAAggtatgtttgtgtgtcagaCCACTGTGGACGATGCTGATTAATGATGGTTCACCACAGGAGTTTTGCTGCATAACAATGCAACAAAATACGAGCAGTTGCGCTATACAGAAATGTCGTTCGGCGTGTGTTACTAGATATGCTACATGACTAAAATTATGAGGACAGCTGCTCgtcgaacatttcattccaaaatcatgggcattaatatggagttgggctccccctttgctgctcttaacagcctccactatatgatggaacattgctgcagggactagcttccattcagccacaagtatTCGTGAGgtagggcactgatgttgggcgattaagaCTGCCTCGCAGTCGGCGTAACAATTCATACCGAAGgtttttgatggggttgaggtcaggcctctgtgcaggccagtcaagttattccacaccgatctcgacaaaccattgccgtatggacctcgctttgtgcaggggacattgtcatgctgaaacaggaaagggccttccccaaactcttgccaaaaagttggaagcacagaattgtctggaatgtaattgtatgctgtagcattaagattccccttcactggaactaaggggcgtggcctgaaccatgaaaaacagccccagaccattattcctcctccaccaaactttacagttagcactatgcattggggcaggtagtatcctcctggcatccgccaaacccagattcttctgtcggactgccagatgaggaaacgtgattcatcaatccagagagtgcattttcactgctccagagtccaatggcggtgagttttacaccactccagctgaggCTTGGCCTTGcacatgatgatcttaggcttgtgttcagctgcttggccatggaaacccatttcatgaagctccagaggAAAACTTGTGCTGAtgctgcttccagaggcagtttggaactcggtagtgagtgttgcaactgaggacagatgatttttacatgctacgtgcttcagcactcggcggtcccgttctgtgagcttgtgtggcctaccacttcgcggctgagccgttgttgctacttcataataacaccacttagagttgaccggggcagctctagcagggcagaaattggatgaactgacttgttggaaggtGGCCTCCTATGAccgtgccatgttgaaagtcactgagctcttcagtaagaccattctactgccaatgtttgtctatggagatggcatggctgtgtgctcgattttatacacctgtcagcatggGGTGtggctgaatccactcatttgaaggggtgtccccaTACCTTTGTATATAGTGTCCTGTTGATATGAACAACAATGTGTAGACTTAAGTAGAGACACTGACATGATTGCTGTTCATTGATACACTTGGTGTTTCTCAATGTATGGATCCAAATCAAAGTATGCAAAACGGAGCACGGAGGGCACATACTCCGCTTGTACATATTTTGAAGTATGCATCAATGCAAGCTTCAACTGAAAGTGTGCACAGAAATATGAAAcaaccatgtaaaaaaaaaaatatatatatatatatatttctccacACTCGTCCTCACAAGAACCATACTCAAGAGAACGTTGTCGAGGAATGCACGCGGAGCATGGTGCACGGcagtatgcatattgagaaacacgcACTGATAATGAGTTCTGTAATCCGCTTGTGGTTCTGCTCAGAATCCCTGTCCAGGCCAGCAGAGGAAGGCGGAGCATCAGCCTCAGTGGTCGTCACCCACGGGGAAGACGGGAGCGCATCGTCTGACGACGCATCAACCAGCTCTCAGCCTGACAGGGGCCTTGATGCTAAGGTGGAGAGGTAGGAACGACACACAACGGAGGAACAGGGAtggagggttgaaatatgctttatCTTCTGAAACTTTCCCTTCTGtaggttaacaaagaaacaggaggagagacaggatcagaaaaagaaagaggaggaggtaaAGAATACTGACACTTCCCCTACTGACACCTTACTGATGTCCCCTACTGACACCTCCCCTACTGACACCTCGCTGGTGTCCCCTACTGACACCTCGCTGGTGTCCCCTACTGACACCTCGCTGGTGTCCCCTACTGACACCTCGCTGGTGTCCCCTACTGACACCTCGCTGGTGTCCCCTACTGACACCTCCCCTACTGACACCTTGCTGGTGTCCCCTACTGACACCTTGCTGGTGTCCCCTACTGACACCTCCCCTACTGACACCTCGCTGGTGTCCCCTACTTACACCTCCCCTACTGACACCTCGCTGGTGTCCCCTACTGACACCTCCCCTACTGACACCTCGCTGGGGTCCCCTACTTACACCTCCCCTACTGACACCTCGCTGGTGTCCCCTACTGACACCTCCCCTACTGACACCTCGCTGGGGTCCCCTACTTACACCTCCCCTACTGACACCTCGCTGGGGTCCCCTACTTACACCTTCCCGACTGACATCTCCCCTGGTGTCCCCTGCTGACCCCTCCACTGGTGTCCCCTACTGACACCTCCCTGGTGTCCCCTGCTGACCCCTCCACTGGTGTCCCCTGCTGACCCCTCCACTGGTGTCCCCTGCTGACCCCTCCACTGGTGTCCCCTGCTGACCCCTCCGCTACTGACACCTCCCCTACTGTCCCCTACTGACACCTCCTCTACTGACGACACCTCCCCTACTGACGACACTTCGCCGGTGTCCCCTTCTGACACCGCCCATACTGACACCTCGCCGGTGGCCCATACTGCTCTTTTATTACTATATAATGCACATTATGGCTGATCTAAATGTGTATACATAGTATGGATGGCCTATTGATACTTGTGTGCACCTGTATCTATTTCTGTGTGATGATGGTCAGGGTGAAataaaggagagaaggaagatgGGGAAGGAGATGCTGGACTTCAAGAGGAAGAACGAGGATGAGAAGACCAAGCGCATTATGgatgagaggagcagagagaaggcAGAGGAGAAGGCTGCCAGGGAGCGTGTCAAAGCACAGATCGCCCTGGTAAACAAATGCatcaaactatcaccctcagctTCAAAACCCCAAAGACTTTGAACTAAAATAATAATCCCTTGTTGGGCTTCTCTGATTAAACTTTTACTCATAACTCCCTCTAGTGGCCTGAGTGAACACTACAGGGTTTGGTGATGAAATAGACAAtgtttgttgttgtggtggtgtggaatGAGTATAGAGGCTGGCTGATGCAAGTTTGTCCCGCAGGACCGTGCTGACAGAGCTGCCCGCTATGCCAATAACcaggaggaggtggaggcagcCCGGCTGGCAGCACTGCAGGCCAGACAAGCAGAGGCGGAAGCCAAGAAGGAGATCGtacacagggagaggaggtatGGAGCTACTTTAGTCACAGGAGAAAATGTAGATTCACttttaacagttttttttttttttacacccatGAAGTTCTATGTCACCACTAATGTAATCATAGAATAACAtgaaaaaaaacgttattttcCTCCAGTGCCATAGCAAGAATACAGTTCCGTCTCCCAGATGGTTCTTTCTTCACCAGGCAGTTCTCCTCAGAGGCCAGACTGAATGAGGCTCGGCAGTTTGCTGTCAATGTAAGACTTTTTCCAACTCAAGTTAGACAAGTGAACATTAACAACATGTTCATTCTCTCTGGTGGAATATGATATTAAATATCATAATGCCGGCTGTCACTAAAGAGTTTGTATTTCTCCTTTCAGGAAGTGGGAAATCGCTATGGCAACTTCTCCCTGGCGACTATGTTCCCTCGCAGGGAGTTTACGGCTGACGACCTGGGTAAGACTCTACTGGAGTTGGAGCTGGCTCCCGGTGCCTCCATAGTCCTGCTGCCTGTGAGTGACTGGAAACCAAATACAACTCCCATTTTCCACTTTGTCATTTGTGAATTCACAACAAGACCGTGTCATATCACTGCACGTTTAGATTTAGTCCTTGTACATGCGTGTGTAACCgacgtgaaatggctagctagttagcgtttcAATCAGGTGACGTCACTTcctctgagacctgaagtagttgttccccttgctctgcaagggccgcggcttttgtggtgCGATGGTTAACGATGCTTCATGGGTGTcggttgtcgatgtgtgcagtgGGTCCCTGGtccaagcccaggtaggggcgaggagagggacagaagctaaactgcattggtcttgtttcccatttttgtttttttttagggACTTTTTGCTTGTTTTCCCTGGTAAAATGACAACACTGAGTATAATGTGTTTTATATCCTTCCTAACCGCTTCCAGCAAACAGGACGGCCCAATAACACGGTGGTGCAGTCTGGAGGGGGTATCTGGGCTGTGTTGGGTACCATCCTCTACCCCCTGCTGGCTGTGTGGAGGTTCCTGAGTGGCTTCCTCTTCACCAGCCCCGCCACCCCCGGAGCAGCAGGCCCCAGAGGCCCAGCCCAGCAGCCCAACACTACCTCAGGCTCtggttcctcctcctcatctgctGAACCGAAGAGGTAAGGCCCCATCCAGCAGGCTCTTCGATATACACTCCTATGTTTAGGAGTAGCTGAGATTGTTGTGATGGTACATTATGGTTAGGAGTTCAGTTGACAAGACTTTGCCCGATTTGTTACAATGTACAATTACATTGAAATTGAATGGTTACATTCGTCGGGGTTAATCATTATCAGGTTTCATAACAGAAACATGCATTGTTCTTGTAGCCAGAGGGAAAATAATTCTGAGAATGGATCTAGGGGTTTGATTGAATAGTGTGGTTGTGTAAGATTGGGTGTTCTAAAGCCTAATTGGTTTGTTTCACATCCATTTTCACTTTTTCAGAGAAACCCTTCGCAAACGCACACTGGAGAAGCAACCAGTAGACTTCAAACGAGACGGTAAAATCCACAGGCTACGGAATCACCAGGACAGTGAGGATGAAAATAACACTTGGAACGGCAACTCTACCCAGCAGATGTAGTGCAAAAAcactgtctctccccccccccccccccccccccccccctcctcatctctcccttccctcctgcTAATATTAGGGCTGTTTGTTTTATGTTTATCTTGTCTAAGCCTGTACTCTGCTCCTCCCCTGCATGGGTAGATGTAATCAAGTTTACCTCCCGACCGTTGTGTTGAAACTGTTACTTGATTCATTCAGCCTCCTTACAGAATACAAccagccgggggggggggggggggggggacagtcaGTATCCTGACATGTCTACTGTATGATGAAGGGCTGAGACAGGTGTTGATTGATGGCCTTGTCTAAATGAGAACTTTCGTGTTTAATTTAACATTCAATAGCCAGATAAAATGGTGTTTAATGCTGTATGATATGAGGCCTGTGTGTGTAGCAGTATTTAATCAAGGCTGTGACCCCTTGGTATAGACTACCTCCCTCGGCAGTAGAATGTGTTTCTACTACTAGTTGAACATGGGAAACCACTGTACTGCTCTCATTTAACTATGGGAATAAAAATGTTTTCCAATAAACAATCATTTGGCTGGCTCTGTAATTTTGTTAAATCAAGCCTTACCATAATACTTTCTGTTGGTTTGTTTGCAATGTCATCTAATGAGCCGTGAATAACATCAGTGACTCAGTCAGTTCTTTATTGGTTACAGATGTGCAAAATACAATTGATTTGAGATTCTTGCTTTCGCAGCAGTGCTTTATAAAATGGTAATTATGAcctacagttgtgtgtgtgtgtgtgtgtgtgtgtgtatatatatatatatatacacgcacagtatatatatatatatatatatatatatatatatatagcacagGATACTGATTAATTTACATCTGTCCCTAATTTTAAGGTCACCCTGTTATgtgaactctcgttttaatatggtcAAACTATTTCTTTAGAAAAGAAACAAACAGTCAAAtcagtgtaaaagcaggtgagctggttctactgttCATTTGCTAGTGTTTTGTGGTAGAAAACTGAGTAGGTCGAGCGATACACATCAACCCTGTTCCCCATAGACTGGCTAGAAATGTTATACAAAATGTAAGCTTGCACTCAATTGCCCCTCCGTTGCACACAAGCTTCTATTTTCATGGCTGATTCAAGATTACTACAGTATTTCATTTAACCCCTTGAAatggggaaaacaactcttcttGAACATGCATGTGCTCTTATGATcatgttaaaattaggtgaagttacacttctcaaaaggcactgaattggtggaacgacccagcTAACATTGTCATGATAATTTCAAAAACAAACTACACATAGCCATTGAGGCTGTATACAACTGTATATAAGAATAGTATTTTTGTCTGTCTTttctatatatacagttgaagtcattaacttatttttcaaccactccacatttcttgttaaactatagttttggcaagacggttaggacatctacttttttcATGACACAATtgtcccaacaattgtttacagattatttcacaattccagtgggtcagaagtttacatacactaaattgactgtgcctttaaacagcttggaaaattcagtCATGGCTTAATTAAGAAGCTtctcataggctaattgacataatttgagtcaattggaggtgtacctgtggatgtatttcaaggcctaccttcaaacttagtgcctccttgcttgacatcacgggaaaatcagaaatctgccaagacctccaaattgttttttttgttttttagacctccacaggtctggttcatccttgggaacaatttccaaacacctgaaggtaccacgttcatctgtatcaacaccatgggaccacgcagccgtcatactgctcaagttctgtctcctagagatgaaagtacttcggtgcgaaaagagcaaatcaatcccagaacaacagcaaaggacgttgtgaagatgctggaggaaacaggtacaaaagtatctatatccacagtaaaacgagtcctatatcgacataacctaaaaggctgctcagcaaggaagaagcctctgcttcaaaaccgccataaaagccagactacagtttgcaactgcacatggggacaaagatcgtactttttggagaaatgtcctctggtttaatgaaataaaaatagaactgtttggccataatgaccatcgctatgtttggaggaaaaagggggaggcttgcaagccgaagaaaaccatcccaacccgtgaagcacgggtgtggcagcattatcttgtgggggtgctttgctgcagaatggactggtgcactacacaaaatagatgacatcatgacgAATGAAAAtcatgtagatatattgaagcaacatctcaagacatcagtctggaagttaaagtttggtcgcaaatgggtcttccaaatggacaatgaccccaaacatacttccgaAGTTGCGCAAAATGGCTttagaacaacaaagtcaaggtattggagtggccatcacaaagccttgacctcaaccccatagaaagcaaggaggcctacaaacctgactcagttacaccagctctgttaggcggaatgggccaaaattcacccaacttattgtgggaataaTTCTGAGAATGGATCTAGGGGTTTGATTGAATAGTGTGGTTGTGTAAGATTGGGTGTTCTAAAGCCTAATTGGTTTGTTTCACATCCATTTTCACTTTTTCAGAGAAACCCTTCGCAAACGCACACTGGagaagtttgacccaagttaagcaatttaaaggctatgctaccgaatactaattgagtgtatgtaaacttctgaccctctgggaatgtgatgaaagaaatagaagctgaaataaataattctctgctattattctgacatttcaaattcttaaaataaagtggtgattctaactgtcCTAAGACacagaatttttactaggattaaatgtcaggaattgtgaaaaactgagtttaaatgtatttggctaaggtgtatgtaaactagcgACTTCAACTATAACTTATATCTTATGTTCTTAtctgtactttgtcatgtatttgtaTGTGTTATGTGGatcccaggtagagtagctgctgcatgtgcagtagctaatggggattctAATAAACTAAACATGTCACAGCATCGACCTGATTAAAGAGATTTAAGGCATTAGGTCTACTTGCCTCCTAAGGActtgacaattttttttattgtttcagTGCAGCCCTTAAAATAATATTCCCATCTCTCAGATGATCTTGAAGCTGATGAGGTAGTCTGGATAGGCACCTGCATCACAGAACACCACATAGATAAATGGATTCTGCATATCATTGACGGCACAGTCATGTAGCCCCTGGCGGAGGTCAGCGGGGTTCAGGGGGTTCGGCTCCTTCATGCCATGCACCCCCAGGCAGGGTGAACCCACCAGCGCCCTGGCACGGTACATGTACTTCAGCCCACTGGCATCTGGTTTGGAGTAGGCATCGTGGCACGAGTACCACATCTCTTTGGCAAAGTAAGTCCCGTCGCCGTATGCAGTAGCTAAAAGGAAAACAGACTCAAGGTTAATTAAACACTGAATGAAAATGGAGGGCTTCATCTTCAGGAATCTAGTCAAACCACAAGACTGTTTTTGCTGTGATAAGAACTTAAATCTTTGATTAAGCTCCTCCTAAGAGCACTGTCAGTATCTACCTGAAGAGAGCAGTAACGAGGATATAGATTGTTCCGTACCGTTTCTCCCACAGAAGCTCCTGTTGAAACCACAGGTGTTGATTTTCTGACAGATGTCTTTGGTTGTTCCGTGGTAAAGGTTCAGCTCGTTCTTGTTTTTGGGATACTTCTTATCCATCGCCTGTTTTTTCACTGCGTACCGCTGCCACTGGTCTTTGCTCTGAATCCTCTGGATCTGTCAGTGGTCAGTGATAATAGAGAAAACCAACATTTTTCTTCTGGTTATATATGTAATCTATATATCACAGCAGTAACACCtcactgaaagcgcaaaccactgcttttaatcagggcaaggcgaccggaaacacgaccgaatacaaacagtgtagctattccctccgcaaggcaatcaaacaagctaagcgtcagtatagagacaaagtagagtcgcaattcaacggctcagacacaaaaggtatgtggcagggtctacagtcaatcacggactacaaaaagaaaaccagccccgtcgcggaccacgatgtcctgctcccagacaaactaaacaacatcttTGCTcgttttgaggacaatacagtgccaacgACACGGCCccctaccaaaacctgtgggctctccttcaccgcagccaacgtgagtagagcatttaaatgtgttaaacctcgcaaggctgccggcccagacggcatccctagctgcgtcctcagagcatgcgcagaccagctggctggtgtgtttacggacatattcaatctatccttatcccagtctgctgtgcccacatgcttcaagagggccaccattgttccagttcccaagacagctaaggtaactgagtgaaatgactatcgcccagtagcactcacctccgtcatcatgaagtgctttgagagactagtcaaggatcatatcacctccaccctacctgacaccctagatccactccaatttgcttacgccccaataggtccacagatgacgcaatcacgaacacactgccctatcccatctggacaagaggaatacctatataagaatgctgtttatcggtaacagctcagcattcaacaccatagtaccctcaactcatcattaagctcgagaccctgggtctcgacctcgCCTTGCGCAACTGggccctggacttcctgacgggccgcccccaggtggtgagggtaggaaacaacatctccacccagctgatcctcaacactggggccccacaagggtgtgttctcagccctctcctgtactccctgttcacccatgactgcatggccatgcacgcctccaactcaatcatcatgtttgcagaggacactacagtggtaggcttgattaccaacaatgatgagatggcctacagggaggaggtgagggcccccggagtgtggtgtcaggaacataacctcacactcaatgtcaactaaacaaaggagatgatcgtggacttcaggaaacagcagagggagcatccccctatccacatcgatgggacagtagtggagaaggtggaaagttttaagttcctcggcgtacacatcacggacaaactgaaatggtccacccacacagacagcgtggtgaagaaggcataacagcgcctcttcaacctccggaggctgaagaaatttggcttgtcaccaaaagcactcacaaacttttacagatgcacaatcgagagcatcctgtcgggctgtatcaccgcctggtatggcaactgctccgcccacaaccgtaaggctctccagaggtttgtgcggtctgcacaacgcatcaccgggggcaaactacctgccatccatgacacatacagcacctgatgtcacaggaaggccaaaaagatcatcatggacatcaaccacccgagccactgcctgttcacactgttaccatccagaaggcgaggtcagtacaggtgcatcaaagctgggacggagagactggaaaaacagcTTCGATCTCAATCATtaactcagaggctgctgcctacattgagacccaaacTCTGGCTACTTTAAGAAATgggtcactagtcactttatacaatggcactctaaataatgccacttttataatgtttacatatcttacattactcatatcacatgtatatactgtattttataccgtctattgcatcttgcctataccgctcggccatcgctcatccatatacttatatgtccatattctcattcacccctttagatttgtgtatataaggtagttgatgtgaaattgttagattacttgttagatattactgcatggtcggaactagaagcacaagcatttcgctacactcgcattaaaatctgctaaccatgtgtatgtgaccaataaaattttatttgatttacctGGATAATTTGAATGGTTGGCTGCGTATTAGTATTGGGGTCCTTGCTGGTTGCAATGAACTCCTTCTCAATTCTCTGGTACTCTCCTGAATGGGGAGCCAGTGTGACGATCTCCAGATCCTTGCCCTCCATTCTAGTCCAGCTCTGTGGGAACTGAATGACGGCTGAAAAACAGACGCACAGTGGGAATAATTGAACAGATCATCAATGTAAAAACACGACCATGAGCGTTATCACCGAAATTTGACAGGAATATTCTCTTAATATTCTGTATTGGACACTGTATAAAACTATACATTTGTATGAACTAAAAACTTTACTTtcatataaaacattttcctAAACATTAAAATCGAGGCATTACCTGTTTCAGAGTCCGCCACAAGGCTCCTTTTGACCCTGGTGATGGTCCCTTTGCTGTCAGTCTGCTGCATGTCCTTCAGGTCCACAGTGAATGTCTCCCCCTGGTGGTTATATTTAAAAAGCTTCTCTTTCTTGTGGAAGGCCAGCTCCAGATCATAGCTTAGACTACAGTCCAGCTCTCCCCAGGTCTCTCCCTCCCCCGCCTCCCAGCGCACTGTCTCCCtcaatctcttctcctctccctcccggCTCTCCCTGTCCCTTGCCCCCTGCAGATAGTCCTTAATATGGAGGACGGCGGAGAGAACGTCGTCTTTCTTCCCAGAGATGGTCATCTTGTCTGGGGACGCCACCAGGACATGGACCTGGTTCTTCTGGCTCAGGGCCACGATGGCTTCCTTCTGGGCCTCCAGGAGCAAGGGCAGGTGGCTGGAGAGAAGGTCCTGGCTAATGCACTCCTCAGAGATCAGCTCGTCCAGGAGTTTCTTCACCTTGGTCAGGCTGGCAGGGGAGGGCCCATACACCACAGCCTCCATACTGGGGAAGACCACGGCTGTTGTGAACAGGGCCAAAAACAGGGCTGGTTTGGTAGGGATGGGCTGGGTTGGTCTGGTTGTTTTGGCAGTGCTGTGAGGAACTTTACAAGACTTTCAAAAATAACAACATTGTATGCTTTGGTTTTGTATTAATGAAGCAGAAAAAGAACATGATCTAATTCTGT
Coding sequences within:
- the LOC139380906 gene encoding UBX domain-containing protein 4-like; its protein translation is MLWFEGSIPAAIISAKEQGSIFVVVITGDDEVSAQMMSSWEDDRVAEVSHNCCVAIKVDAKSETCSQFSQIYPVVCIPSSFFIGENGIPLEVVAGSVSAEELMKRIDKVKQMHAQQIASEGAGAGTPVEACPPAVVASEPAPAQPPSPPLELQPSHAPPAAPATSKESLSRPAEEGGASASVVVTHGEDGSASSDDASTSSQPDRGLDAKVERLTKKQEERQDQKKKEEEGEIKERRKMGKEMLDFKRKNEDEKTKRIMDERSREKAEEKAARERVKAQIALDRADRAARYANNQEEVEAARLAALQARQAEAEAKKEIVHRERSAIARIQFRLPDGSFFTRQFSSEARLNEARQFAVNEVGNRYGNFSLATMFPRREFTADDLGKTLLELELAPGASIVLLPQTGRPNNTVVQSGGGIWAVLGTILYPLLAVWRFLSGFLFTSPATPGAAGPRGPAQQPNTTSGSGSSSSSAEPKRETLRKRTLEKQPVDFKRDGKIHRLRNHQDSEDENNTWNGNSTQQM